In Arvicanthis niloticus isolate mArvNil1 chromosome 4, mArvNil1.pat.X, whole genome shotgun sequence, a single window of DNA contains:
- the Plk4 gene encoding serine/threonine-protein kinase PLK4 isoform X1: protein MAACIGERIEDFKVGNLLGKGSFAGVYRAESIHTGLEVAIKMIDKKAMYKAGMVQRVQNEVKIHCQLKHPSVLELYNYFEDNNYVYLVLEMCHNGEMNRYLKNRMKPFSESEARHFMHQIITGMLYLHSHGILHRDLTLSNILLTRNMNIKIADFGLATQLNMPHEKHYTLCGTPNYISPEIATRSAHGLESDIWSLGCMFYTLLIGRPPFDTDTVKNTLNKVVLADYEMPAFLSREAQDLIHQLLRRNPADRLSLSSVLDHPFMSQNPSTKSKDLGTVEDSMDSGHATLSTTITASSGTSLSGSLLDRRRLLVGQPLPNKITVFQKNKNSSDFSSGDGTNFCTQWGNPEQETRGRGRVIEDAEERPHSRYLRRAHSSDRSSPSNQSRAKTYSIERCHSVEMLSKPRRSLDENKHSSNHHCLGKVPFPFADQTPQMEMVQQWFGNLQVNAHLGETNEHNTVSPNRDFQDYPDLQDTLRNAWTDTRAGKNADISANVHPVKQMRTMKYMTAHHHKPEIMPQEPVLHPHSEQSKNRSMESTLGYQKPTLRSITSPLIAHRLKPIRQKTKKAVVSILDSEEVCVELLKECTSEGHVKEVLQISSDGTMITVYYPNDGKGFPLADRPPLPTDNISRYSFDNLPEKYWRKYQYASRFIQLVRSKTPKITYFTRYAKCILMENSPGADFEVWFYDGTKIHKTEDLIHIIEKTGISYSLKNGNEVTSLKEEVKIYMDHANEGHRICLALESVISEEEKGSRGSSFFPIIIGRKPGNTSSPKALSAPPVDPSYSKGEQASSSRLSMNTAAFPTQAPVLNPSPVTVEGLGHTATATGTSISSSLPKSAQLLKSVFVKNVGWATQLTSGAVWVQFNDGSQLVVQAGVSSISYTSPDGQTTRYGENEKLPEYIKQKLQCLSSILLMFSNPTPSFQ from the exons ATGGCGGCGTGCATCGGGGAGAGGATCGAG gACTTTAAGGTTGGAAATCTACTCGGTAAAGGATCATTTGCTGGTGTTTACAGAGCTGAGTCCATACACACTGGTTTGGAAGTTGCAATCAAAATG ATAGATAAGAAAGCCATGTACAAAGCTGGAATGGTACAGAGAGTCCAAAATGAGGTGAAAATACATTGCCAGTTGAAACACCCCTCTGTCTTGGAG CTCTATAATTACTTTGAAGATAACAATTATGTATATCTGGTATTAGAAATGTGCCACAATGGAGAAATGAACAGGTATCTAAAGAACAGAATGAAGCCTTTCTCAGAAAGTGAAG CTAGGCACTTCATGCACCAGATAATCACAGGAATGTTGTATCTTCATTCTCATGGCATATTACACAGGGACCTCACACTCTCCAACATTCTACTTACCCGGAATATGAACATAAAAATTGCTGACTTTGGACTAGCAACGCAATTGAATATGCCACATGAAAAGCACTATACACTGTGTGGGACTCCTAATTATATTTCACCAGAAATTGCAACTCGAAGCGCACATGGACTTGAATCTGATATTTGGTCATTGGGCTGTATGTTTTATACATTACTTATTGGAAGACCACCTTTTGACACTGATACGGTCAAGAACACATTGAACAAAGTAGTATTGGCAGATTATGAAATGCCAGCTTTTTTGTCAAGAGAGGCCCAGGACCTTATCCACCAGTTACTTCGTAGAAACCCTGCAGATCGGTTAAGTCTGTCTTCTGTGTTGGACCATCCTTTTATGTCACAAAATCCTTCAACAAAGAGTAAAGATTTAGGGACTGTAGAGGATTCGATGGATAGTGGGCATGCCACACTTTCCACAACAATTACAGCTTCTTCTGGTACCAGTTTGAGTGGTAGCCTACTTGACAGAAGAAGACTTTTGGTTGGTCAACCACTTCCAAATAAAATTACtgtatttcaaaaaaataaaaattcaagtgacTTTTCTTCAGGAGATGGAACTAACTTTTGTACTCAATGGGGAAATCCAGAACAAGAAACTAGGGGACGGGGAAGAGTAATTGAAGATGCAGAAGAAAGACCACATTCTCGATACCTGCGCAGAGCTCATTCTTCTGATAGATCCAGCCCCTCTAATCAGTCTCGAGCAAAAACATACTCAATAGAACGGTGTCACTCAGTAGAAATGCTTTCAAAGCCCAGAAGATCACTAGATGAAAATAAACACAG tTCCAATCATCATTGTCTAGGAAAAGTTCCTTTTCCATTTGCAGACCAGACACCTCAGATGGAAATGGTGCAGCAGTGGTTTGGGAATCTGCAAGTGAATG CTCATTTAGGAGAAACTAATGAACACAACACCGTTAGCCCAAACAGAGATTTCCAGGACTATCCAGATTTGCAGGACACGTTAAGAAATGCTTGGACTGATACAAGAGCCGGCAAGAATGCTGATATTTCTGCTAATGTTCATCCTGTAAAGCAGATGAGAACCATGAAATACATGACTGCACATCACCATAAACCTGAGATCATGCCACAAGAGCCAGTCTTACATCCTCATTCTGAACAAAGCAAGAATAGAAGTATGGAGTCGACATTGGGTTACCAGAAACCTACCTTAAGAAGCATTACATCTCCTTTGATTGCTCACAGATTAAAACCAATCAGACAGAAAACCAAAAAGGCTGTG gtGAGCATCCTTGATTCAGAGGAGGTGTGTGTGGAGCTTCTGAAAGAGTGTACATCTGAAGGACATGTGAAAGAAGTTCTTCAGATATCTAGTGATGGGACTATG atcACTGTTTATTACCCAAATGATGGAAAAGGCTTTCCTCTTGCTGATAGACCACCCTTGCCTACTGACAACATCAGTAGGTACAGCTTTGACAATTTACCAG aaaaataCTGGCGGAAATATCAGTATGCTTCCAGATTCATTCAGCTTGTAAGATCTAAAACTCCCAAAATCACTTATTTTACAAGATATGCTAAATGTATTTTGATGGAAAACTCTCCTGGTGCTGATTTCGAAGTTTGGTTTTATGATG GGaccaaaatacataaaacagaagATTTAATTCACATAATTGAGAAAACTGGGATATCTTActctttaaaaaatggaaatgaagTTACCAGCCTGAAAGAGgaagtaaaaatatatatggatcatgctaatgag GGTCACCGTATTTGCTTGGCACTGGAGTCTGTAATCtctgaagaggaaaaaggaagcagGGGCTCTTCATTCTTCCCAATAATTATAGGAAG aaaACCTGGTAATACTAGTTCACCTAAAGCCTTATCAGCACCTCCTGTGGATCCAAGCTACTCAAAGGGAGAGCAGGCATCATCGAGCAGATTGAGCATGAATACTGCGGCTTTCCCAACACAGGCACCAGTCCTCAATCCTTCT CCTGTGACAGTTGAAGGACTTGGCCACACAGCGACTGCCACGGGAACAAGCATCTCTTCAAGTCTTCCTAAATCAGCACAGCTTTTGAAATCTGTTTTTGTGAAAAATGTTGGTTGGGCTACACAG
- the Plk4 gene encoding serine/threonine-protein kinase PLK4 isoform X3: protein MPSTADTCIIEDFKVGNLLGKGSFAGVYRAESIHTGLEVAIKMIDKKAMYKAGMVQRVQNEVKIHCQLKHPSVLELYNYFEDNNYVYLVLEMCHNGEMNRYLKNRMKPFSESEARHFMHQIITGMLYLHSHGILHRDLTLSNILLTRNMNIKIADFGLATQLNMPHEKHYTLCGTPNYISPEIATRSAHGLESDIWSLGCMFYTLLIGRPPFDTDTVKNTLNKVVLADYEMPAFLSREAQDLIHQLLRRNPADRLSLSSVLDHPFMSQNPSTKSKDLGTVEDSMDSGHATLSTTITASSGTSLSGSLLDRRRLLVGQPLPNKITVFQKNKNSSDFSSGDGTNFCTQWGNPEQETRGRGRVIEDAEERPHSRYLRRAHSSDRSSPSNQSRAKTYSIERCHSVEMLSKPRRSLDENKHSSNHHCLGKVPFPFADQTPQMEMVQQWFGNLQVNAHLGETNEHNTVSPNRDFQDYPDLQDTLRNAWTDTRAGKNADISANVHPVKQMRTMKYMTAHHHKPEIMPQEPVLHPHSEQSKNRSMESTLGYQKPTLRSITSPLIAHRLKPIRQKTKKAVVSILDSEEVCVELLKECTSEGHVKEVLQISSDGTMITVYYPNDGKGFPLADRPPLPTDNISRYSFDNLPEKYWRKYQYASRFIQLVRSKTPKITYFTRYAKCILMENSPGADFEVWFYDGTKIHKTEDLIHIIEKTGISYSLKNGNEVTSLKEEVKIYMDHANEGHRICLALESVISEEEKGSRGSSFFPIIIGRKPGNTSSPKALSAPPVDPSYSKGEQASSSRLSMNTAAFPTQAPVLNPSPVTVEGLGHTATATGTSISSSLPKSAQLLKSVFVKNVGWATQLTSGAVWVQFNDGSQLVVQAGVSSISYTSPDGQTTRYGENEKLPEYIKQKLQCLSSILLMFSNPTPSFQ, encoded by the exons ATGCCTTCCACCGCAGACACCTGCATCATCGAG gACTTTAAGGTTGGAAATCTACTCGGTAAAGGATCATTTGCTGGTGTTTACAGAGCTGAGTCCATACACACTGGTTTGGAAGTTGCAATCAAAATG ATAGATAAGAAAGCCATGTACAAAGCTGGAATGGTACAGAGAGTCCAAAATGAGGTGAAAATACATTGCCAGTTGAAACACCCCTCTGTCTTGGAG CTCTATAATTACTTTGAAGATAACAATTATGTATATCTGGTATTAGAAATGTGCCACAATGGAGAAATGAACAGGTATCTAAAGAACAGAATGAAGCCTTTCTCAGAAAGTGAAG CTAGGCACTTCATGCACCAGATAATCACAGGAATGTTGTATCTTCATTCTCATGGCATATTACACAGGGACCTCACACTCTCCAACATTCTACTTACCCGGAATATGAACATAAAAATTGCTGACTTTGGACTAGCAACGCAATTGAATATGCCACATGAAAAGCACTATACACTGTGTGGGACTCCTAATTATATTTCACCAGAAATTGCAACTCGAAGCGCACATGGACTTGAATCTGATATTTGGTCATTGGGCTGTATGTTTTATACATTACTTATTGGAAGACCACCTTTTGACACTGATACGGTCAAGAACACATTGAACAAAGTAGTATTGGCAGATTATGAAATGCCAGCTTTTTTGTCAAGAGAGGCCCAGGACCTTATCCACCAGTTACTTCGTAGAAACCCTGCAGATCGGTTAAGTCTGTCTTCTGTGTTGGACCATCCTTTTATGTCACAAAATCCTTCAACAAAGAGTAAAGATTTAGGGACTGTAGAGGATTCGATGGATAGTGGGCATGCCACACTTTCCACAACAATTACAGCTTCTTCTGGTACCAGTTTGAGTGGTAGCCTACTTGACAGAAGAAGACTTTTGGTTGGTCAACCACTTCCAAATAAAATTACtgtatttcaaaaaaataaaaattcaagtgacTTTTCTTCAGGAGATGGAACTAACTTTTGTACTCAATGGGGAAATCCAGAACAAGAAACTAGGGGACGGGGAAGAGTAATTGAAGATGCAGAAGAAAGACCACATTCTCGATACCTGCGCAGAGCTCATTCTTCTGATAGATCCAGCCCCTCTAATCAGTCTCGAGCAAAAACATACTCAATAGAACGGTGTCACTCAGTAGAAATGCTTTCAAAGCCCAGAAGATCACTAGATGAAAATAAACACAG tTCCAATCATCATTGTCTAGGAAAAGTTCCTTTTCCATTTGCAGACCAGACACCTCAGATGGAAATGGTGCAGCAGTGGTTTGGGAATCTGCAAGTGAATG CTCATTTAGGAGAAACTAATGAACACAACACCGTTAGCCCAAACAGAGATTTCCAGGACTATCCAGATTTGCAGGACACGTTAAGAAATGCTTGGACTGATACAAGAGCCGGCAAGAATGCTGATATTTCTGCTAATGTTCATCCTGTAAAGCAGATGAGAACCATGAAATACATGACTGCACATCACCATAAACCTGAGATCATGCCACAAGAGCCAGTCTTACATCCTCATTCTGAACAAAGCAAGAATAGAAGTATGGAGTCGACATTGGGTTACCAGAAACCTACCTTAAGAAGCATTACATCTCCTTTGATTGCTCACAGATTAAAACCAATCAGACAGAAAACCAAAAAGGCTGTG gtGAGCATCCTTGATTCAGAGGAGGTGTGTGTGGAGCTTCTGAAAGAGTGTACATCTGAAGGACATGTGAAAGAAGTTCTTCAGATATCTAGTGATGGGACTATG atcACTGTTTATTACCCAAATGATGGAAAAGGCTTTCCTCTTGCTGATAGACCACCCTTGCCTACTGACAACATCAGTAGGTACAGCTTTGACAATTTACCAG aaaaataCTGGCGGAAATATCAGTATGCTTCCAGATTCATTCAGCTTGTAAGATCTAAAACTCCCAAAATCACTTATTTTACAAGATATGCTAAATGTATTTTGATGGAAAACTCTCCTGGTGCTGATTTCGAAGTTTGGTTTTATGATG GGaccaaaatacataaaacagaagATTTAATTCACATAATTGAGAAAACTGGGATATCTTActctttaaaaaatggaaatgaagTTACCAGCCTGAAAGAGgaagtaaaaatatatatggatcatgctaatgag GGTCACCGTATTTGCTTGGCACTGGAGTCTGTAATCtctgaagaggaaaaaggaagcagGGGCTCTTCATTCTTCCCAATAATTATAGGAAG aaaACCTGGTAATACTAGTTCACCTAAAGCCTTATCAGCACCTCCTGTGGATCCAAGCTACTCAAAGGGAGAGCAGGCATCATCGAGCAGATTGAGCATGAATACTGCGGCTTTCCCAACACAGGCACCAGTCCTCAATCCTTCT CCTGTGACAGTTGAAGGACTTGGCCACACAGCGACTGCCACGGGAACAAGCATCTCTTCAAGTCTTCCTAAATCAGCACAGCTTTTGAAATCTGTTTTTGTGAAAAATGTTGGTTGGGCTACACAG
- the Plk4 gene encoding serine/threonine-protein kinase PLK4 isoform X2, with amino-acid sequence MHQIITGMLYLHSHGILHRDLTLSNILLTRNMNIKIADFGLATQLNMPHEKHYTLCGTPNYISPEIATRSAHGLESDIWSLGCMFYTLLIGRPPFDTDTVKNTLNKVVLADYEMPAFLSREAQDLIHQLLRRNPADRLSLSSVLDHPFMSQNPSTKSKDLGTVEDSMDSGHATLSTTITASSGTSLSGSLLDRRRLLVGQPLPNKITVFQKNKNSSDFSSGDGTNFCTQWGNPEQETRGRGRVIEDAEERPHSRYLRRAHSSDRSSPSNQSRAKTYSIERCHSVEMLSKPRRSLDENKHSSNHHCLGKVPFPFADQTPQMEMVQQWFGNLQVNAHLGETNEHNTVSPNRDFQDYPDLQDTLRNAWTDTRAGKNADISANVHPVKQMRTMKYMTAHHHKPEIMPQEPVLHPHSEQSKNRSMESTLGYQKPTLRSITSPLIAHRLKPIRQKTKKAVVSILDSEEVCVELLKECTSEGHVKEVLQISSDGTMITVYYPNDGKGFPLADRPPLPTDNISRYSFDNLPEKYWRKYQYASRFIQLVRSKTPKITYFTRYAKCILMENSPGADFEVWFYDGTKIHKTEDLIHIIEKTGISYSLKNGNEVTSLKEEVKIYMDHANEGHRICLALESVISEEEKGSRGSSFFPIIIGRKPGNTSSPKALSAPPVDPSYSKGEQASSSRLSMNTAAFPTQAPVLNPSPVTVEGLGHTATATGTSISSSLPKSAQLLKSVFVKNVGWATQLTSGAVWVQFNDGSQLVVQAGVSSISYTSPDGQTTRYGENEKLPEYIKQKLQCLSSILLMFSNPTPSFQ; translated from the exons ATGCACCAGATAATCACAGGAATGTTGTATCTTCATTCTCATGGCATATTACACAGGGACCTCACACTCTCCAACATTCTACTTACCCGGAATATGAACATAAAAATTGCTGACTTTGGACTAGCAACGCAATTGAATATGCCACATGAAAAGCACTATACACTGTGTGGGACTCCTAATTATATTTCACCAGAAATTGCAACTCGAAGCGCACATGGACTTGAATCTGATATTTGGTCATTGGGCTGTATGTTTTATACATTACTTATTGGAAGACCACCTTTTGACACTGATACGGTCAAGAACACATTGAACAAAGTAGTATTGGCAGATTATGAAATGCCAGCTTTTTTGTCAAGAGAGGCCCAGGACCTTATCCACCAGTTACTTCGTAGAAACCCTGCAGATCGGTTAAGTCTGTCTTCTGTGTTGGACCATCCTTTTATGTCACAAAATCCTTCAACAAAGAGTAAAGATTTAGGGACTGTAGAGGATTCGATGGATAGTGGGCATGCCACACTTTCCACAACAATTACAGCTTCTTCTGGTACCAGTTTGAGTGGTAGCCTACTTGACAGAAGAAGACTTTTGGTTGGTCAACCACTTCCAAATAAAATTACtgtatttcaaaaaaataaaaattcaagtgacTTTTCTTCAGGAGATGGAACTAACTTTTGTACTCAATGGGGAAATCCAGAACAAGAAACTAGGGGACGGGGAAGAGTAATTGAAGATGCAGAAGAAAGACCACATTCTCGATACCTGCGCAGAGCTCATTCTTCTGATAGATCCAGCCCCTCTAATCAGTCTCGAGCAAAAACATACTCAATAGAACGGTGTCACTCAGTAGAAATGCTTTCAAAGCCCAGAAGATCACTAGATGAAAATAAACACAG tTCCAATCATCATTGTCTAGGAAAAGTTCCTTTTCCATTTGCAGACCAGACACCTCAGATGGAAATGGTGCAGCAGTGGTTTGGGAATCTGCAAGTGAATG CTCATTTAGGAGAAACTAATGAACACAACACCGTTAGCCCAAACAGAGATTTCCAGGACTATCCAGATTTGCAGGACACGTTAAGAAATGCTTGGACTGATACAAGAGCCGGCAAGAATGCTGATATTTCTGCTAATGTTCATCCTGTAAAGCAGATGAGAACCATGAAATACATGACTGCACATCACCATAAACCTGAGATCATGCCACAAGAGCCAGTCTTACATCCTCATTCTGAACAAAGCAAGAATAGAAGTATGGAGTCGACATTGGGTTACCAGAAACCTACCTTAAGAAGCATTACATCTCCTTTGATTGCTCACAGATTAAAACCAATCAGACAGAAAACCAAAAAGGCTGTG gtGAGCATCCTTGATTCAGAGGAGGTGTGTGTGGAGCTTCTGAAAGAGTGTACATCTGAAGGACATGTGAAAGAAGTTCTTCAGATATCTAGTGATGGGACTATG atcACTGTTTATTACCCAAATGATGGAAAAGGCTTTCCTCTTGCTGATAGACCACCCTTGCCTACTGACAACATCAGTAGGTACAGCTTTGACAATTTACCAG aaaaataCTGGCGGAAATATCAGTATGCTTCCAGATTCATTCAGCTTGTAAGATCTAAAACTCCCAAAATCACTTATTTTACAAGATATGCTAAATGTATTTTGATGGAAAACTCTCCTGGTGCTGATTTCGAAGTTTGGTTTTATGATG GGaccaaaatacataaaacagaagATTTAATTCACATAATTGAGAAAACTGGGATATCTTActctttaaaaaatggaaatgaagTTACCAGCCTGAAAGAGgaagtaaaaatatatatggatcatgctaatgag GGTCACCGTATTTGCTTGGCACTGGAGTCTGTAATCtctgaagaggaaaaaggaagcagGGGCTCTTCATTCTTCCCAATAATTATAGGAAG aaaACCTGGTAATACTAGTTCACCTAAAGCCTTATCAGCACCTCCTGTGGATCCAAGCTACTCAAAGGGAGAGCAGGCATCATCGAGCAGATTGAGCATGAATACTGCGGCTTTCCCAACACAGGCACCAGTCCTCAATCCTTCT CCTGTGACAGTTGAAGGACTTGGCCACACAGCGACTGCCACGGGAACAAGCATCTCTTCAAGTCTTCCTAAATCAGCACAGCTTTTGAAATCTGTTTTTGTGAAAAATGTTGGTTGGGCTACACAG